The genomic segment ACGTCGTGCACGTCATCAAGGGCGTCATCGAGGCCGAGACCGGGGCCATCGAGCACTACAACGCGATCATCGAGGCGACGGAGGGCACCGACCCCGTCACGAACGACATGGTCATCGCGATCCTGCGTGACGAGGAGGGCCACCGCCGGCTCTTCGAGGGCTACCTGCGGGAGTACGAGGCCGAGGGTCTCGCCTAGGTCGCCGCGGACTCGGCGTCGGGGGTCCCGGCGTCGTTCGCGGGCAGCGCTGCCGCGGCACCCGGGCGGCCGGACGGAGGCTGCGAGCCCCCGGAGTGACACGAGCGCCCACGGCGGAGAACGACCGCAGCGCAGCCTCAGCGCACGATCGCCACCGCCGCCTCCGGGCTCGCCACCCGGAAGGAGAACGTCTCCTCCAGGTACAGCGACACGGCCTCGGCGTCGTGGCCCGCATAGCCCACCGCGAGGTCCTGGCCGCACTCGAACAGGAAGTCGCCGCCGCGCTGGCTGACGACCACCCCGCCCTGCACGCCCGGCGCCCACACGATGGGGCCGCCCAGGATCTCGCGCAGGTGGTCGAGCAGCAGGTGGCCACCGAGCTCGGCGGTCTCGATGACGCGGGTGTACTCCTCGCGGCCCAGCGCGAGGCCGTACGGGCCCGCCACGCCGTCGCGCAGCAGCGTCTCCACCGCGCGGGCCACGAAGCCCGGGTAGCGGTCGATGTCGTCGCCGCAGGGCACCGCCGCGTGCGGCGACGCGGGGATGATGCCCTCGATCCCCGCCTGGGGCCAGCCGTGGAAGACCGCCGTGTTCTCGGCGACGACCATCCGCTGCGCGGCGTCGTCCAGCGCGTCGAAGTCGACGTCCTGGGCGCCGCGGTCGCCGGCGCGCAGCTCCTCCTGGCCGACCGTGAACGGCGCCCGCAGCTCGACGAGCGCGAGCACGCGCCGGCGATGGCCCTCGACCTCGCCGAGCGGGCTGACGTCGAGCGGCTCGATGCGGCCGAGGTTCGTCGCCGAGTGCTCCCAGCCCAGCGGGCCGGCGAAGTCGACCAGGCGGCGAGCGGCCAGCCCGGGCGTGAGGCGGTCGCGCGCCTCCTCGTCGATGCGTGCCCAGCCCTCGTCGGTGATCGGCGCATGCCCGCGCAGGAGGTGGCTCACAGCCCTGCCCCCCTCAGGCTGCCGATGCCCAGGGAGGGGCCGCCGGAGCCGACGGCCGCCGCGCCGTCGTCGTCGTCGGCGCCCTCCTCGGCGGCCTCGCCGTGGGCGACGATGTCGCCGTCCTGGAACAGCACGCCCTCGGCGATCTCCCGCCACCGCGGCGTGCGCCGCAGCAGGAACTCCAGGTCCATCGAGAAGTGCTTGTACTCCTCGCCCACGGCGTTGGCCATGACGGCCCGTGCCTCGGGGTCGCGCTCGACGGCCAGCCGCTGCGCGTACCAGCCGATCGCCTCGGCCTCCTCGGTCAGCGACGCGCAGAGTCGCGCGAAGGTGCGGGTCTCGGCCGGCAGCTCGTCCGGCGGCTCGTGGTACTGGTCGAAGCCCATGGCGGAACGCTACTCCGCGGGTGCGCTGGGCGCGGGGGGCTCGACGGGATCCTCGCGGGGCGTGTCGGGCGCCGGGACGTCGGGGCCCACGGGATCGCCCGGGGTCCCGGGCTCGATCGCCGGCTCGGGGTCTGGGACCGCCGGGGCGTCGGGCACCACGGGCGTCGCGGGCTCGACGGGCTGGGGGACTTCGAGCAGCGGTGTGGGGCTCATGTCCCGGCCCTACCCGAACGGCGTGTCGTCCAGCGCGAGGCGCAGCTCGTCGATCGAGCCGAAGACCGCCGAGGCGCCCGCGTCGCGCAGCTCGCCCTCCGAGAACCCGCCCGTGAGCACGGCGATCGACTCCAGGCCGGCGCGCTTGGCCGCCTCGCAGTCCCACGTCGAGTCGCCGACCATGACCGCCGGCGCGCCGTCGAGGAGCTCCATGGCGGCGAGCACGAGGTCGGGGGCGGGCTTGGTGCGCTGCACGTCGGCCGACGTCGTCCACCCCGTGGCCAGCTCACGCGCATCGAGCAGGTCGAGGTAGTGATCGACCTCCTGGGCCTTCGCGCTGGAGGCCAGGACGATCTTGCGGCCGCGGTCGCGCAGGTCCTCCAGCAGCGCGCGGGCGCCGCGCAGCGGCTCGACCTCGGCGATGAACACGAGGTACAGCGCCTTCTCGGCCTCGCGGATGGCGTCGCCCTCGGCTCGCTCGACCTCGTCGCTGAGCAGCGAGCCGACCATCTGGTCGCCGCCCATCCCGATGTGGCGGTGGATGCGCCACAGCGGCACGACGTGGCCGTGCTGGCGGAACGCGCGGAACCACGCGACGGCATGGTGGTAGTTCGTGTCGACGAGGGTGCCGTCGATGTCGAGGATGGCGGCTGCGGGCTGGCGTCGGCTGGGGCTCACCACGCGGTTCTGCCCGAAGCGAGGCGCCGCCACGCCAGCCCGAACCACAGCCAGCCGAACAGCGCCGCCGTGGCCGCGACGACGACCACGACGGTCGTCGTCCGGAAGACGATGTCCATCAGCAGCAGGACGGCGCCGTTCATGGCCAGCGCGAGCAGCGCCATGCCCGCGATCGCCTGCCGGGTGCCCAGCCGCACGAGGTACGGCTTCTGACCCGCGCGGAACGTGAGGCGGTGGAAGGCCGAGGGGCCCATGAGGAATGCGGCGGCCGCGGTGGTCAGCAGCAGCGTCACGACGTAGACGATGCGTTGGAAGCCGTCGATGCGCGCGAAGCCCTGCTGGAACGGGACCGTCAGCAGGAAGCCGAACAGGAGCTGGACGCCCGGCATGACCACGCGCAGCTCGTTGAGCAGCTCGAGGAGCTCGCGGTCCAGGCGCTCGGCCTCGTCCTCGTCCTCCCGCGCCTGCGACTTCGAGTGCTCCTCCATCGCAGGCCGACGTTCGCGCCGCGGTCCCGCGATGTCAAGCGGCCTGGGGCAGCGCGATGCGGTCGCGCAGACCCTGCACCGTGCGGCGGATGAGCCGCGAGACGTGCATCTGGGAGATCCCGATCCGGTCGGCGATCTCGCGCTGGGTCAGGCCCTCGTAGAACCGCAGGCGGACGATCTCGCGCTCGCGCGGCGGCAGCTCGTGCAGGCTGTCGGCCAGCATCGCGCGGGCCTCCGCGCGCTCGAACCCGTCGTCGTCGCCGCCCAGGCTCTCCAGCGGGCCCGTGCCGTCGGCGTAGGGCTGGTCGAGCGACATCATGCGGTAGGCGGCCGCGGCGGCCAGAGCCTCCCGCACGCGGTCCTCGTCGCAGTCCAGCGCCCGCGCCAGCTCGGCCGCCGTCGGCGACCGCGACAGGTCGCCGATGAGCCGCTCGCGCACGACGGAGATGCGCCCGGTCAGCTCCTGCACCTCGCGCGGCACGCGCATCATCCACCCGCGGTCGCGGAAGTGGCGCTTGAGCTCGCCGGCGATCGTCGGCACCGCGTAGGTGGCGAAGCGCACGTCGCGCGTGAGGTCGAAGCGGTCGATCGCCTTGATGAGCCCGACGCAGGCGACCTGCTCGAGGTCGTCCAGCGGCTCGCCCTTGTTCGCGTAGCGCCGCGCGAGGCTGCGGGCCAACGGCAGCATCTCGTCGACCAGCAGGTCGCGCGCCACGCGGTCCCCGTGGTCCTGCCACCGGCGCAGCAGCGTGCGCACGTCATCCCGGCCCCCGGCACCAGGCGTCATAGGGTCCATCGGTCCTCCCGATCCACATGGTTCTCCCCTGCCCTGCGTGAACCATCCTCACTTTTGGGGAGGGGCTGACAAGGTGGTCACGATTGGGCAACGCGAGAATCGGCCATAACCGCGGGCGTGGACGGGATGGACAAGGCCGGTCAGACGATCAGCGCGACGCGCTTCGCGCAGCTCACCGGCGTGTCACGCGAGCGGCTGCGCACCTGGGAGCGCCGCCACGGCTTCCCGCGGCCCGTGCGCGTGGCCGGCGGGCCGCGGCGCTACCTCGTCTCCGACATCACCCGGGTGGTCGCCGTGCGGCGCGCCGCACAGGACGGTGCGCCCCTGCCGGCCGCCATCGAGCACGTCGGCCGGGTGGCCGACGGCGCCGGGCCGCCGGCCGAGGCCTTCCGCGCCACGCTGGAGCTGGCCCCGGTCGCGGTGGCGCTCGTCTCGGGTCCTGACCCCCTGCGCCTGGAGTGGGCCAACGCGGCCCTGCGCGCGCTGCGCGGCCCCGCCCCGCCGGGCGCCGAACTGGCCGAGGAGGAGGCGCGGGACCTGGCCGAGCCGCTGCGCCTGCACTTCACGGGCGACGTGCCGGCCGTCGAGGTCGTCCACCGCCCCTGGGGCGCGTGCTCGGCCGCCGTGCGCCCTGAGAGCCCGACGCGATCGATGCTCTACCGCCTCCCGGTCGGGCCGGGCCAGCGGCCCGTCGTGGCCATCGTGGGCATCGAGACCGCCGCGGTGCGCGACGCCCGCGCGGCGCTGGCCGCCGAGCAGGCCGAGCTGGCCGAGCTGCGCCGGCGCACCGAGCGCCACGATCGCTGGCTCGACGCGCTCTCGGCCCTGGCCGTCGCGTTCCAGCGCGAGCCCGGCCCCGCCGTCATCGGCTCGGCGCTCGACGTCCTCGTGCGCCAGACGCGCGCCGTCGACGCGGGCCTGGCCAGCTACCTCAGCGGCCGGCTCATCCTGCACGGCTCGCGGCGCGGCGCGCTGCGCGCATGCGGGCTGACCGTGGCGGGCCATCCGGCCCTCGGGCGGGCCCTGCGCGACGTCGAGGGCCAGTGGCTGGACCCGGCCGCCGCCGCGACGCTCGGCGTGCCCGAGGGCCTGCACGCCGCGGGGCTGCCGATCGCCGTGGCGGGCGAGGTCCTCGGGCTGCTCGTGATGGTCTTCGACGAGGTCGAGCCCCACGACGCCGACAACCGGCGCCTGCTGCAGGCCGTCTCGGCCGCGGTCGGGTTCGCGCTGCTTCGCGACCGGCTGCAGCGCGAGGTCCGGGCGACGGTCAGCGCTGACGCGACGTCACGTCCGGGTCGGTATGCGCCGCGAGCCGCAGGCGCGATACGGCCTGACGGATGAGGCGCGAGACCTGCATCTGCGAGACGCCGATGATCTCGCCGATCTCGGCCTGGGTGAGGTCCTCCTCGAAGCGCAGGCGCAGCACCTCGCGCTCGCGCGGCGTGATCGCCCGCATGAGCTGAGCGATCGTCGCACGGGCCTCGGCCCGGTCGTAGCCGTCCTCGTCGCCGCCGATCGTGTCGGCCAGCGTCTCCCCCGGCTCGGCCTCCGAGCCGCGCGGGGTCTCCAGCGACGTGGCGTGGTAGGCGCCGGCGGCCTCGAGGGCCTCGAGCACCTGCTCCTCGTTGGCCCCCACCCGCTCCGACAGCTCGGTCACCGACGGCGACCGGTGCAGCTCGCGGGTCATGTCCCCCACGGTCCGCTCGACCTTGAGCGCGAGCTCCTGCAGGTCGCGCGGCACGCGCACCGACCAGGTGCGGTCGCGGAAATGGCGCTTGATCTCTCCGAGGATCGTCGGCACGGCGTAGCTGGAGAACGCGACGGCGCGGGTGGCGTCGAAGCGGTCGATGGCCTTGACGAGCCCGAGGGCGGCCACCTGGACGAGGTCGTCCATGGGCTCGTCCGGGCGCTGGTAGCGGCGCGCGAGCTGGCGCGCGAGCGGCAGGTAGCGCTCGACAAGCTGGTCCCGCAGGGCGGGATCGCGGGTCGCCGCGAGGCGGGTGAAGAGGAGCCGTTCCTCCTGGGCGCGGGAGATGTCGTGCTGCATGGCGAAAGCGCACGACACCGGGGGGATGGGGCGTCGGAAGGTGGGGCCCTCGGGCGGGTGTTTCGGCCCAGGCCGACGTAGTATAGGACGCGTGACGGATCCCGCAGAGGGCCTCCGCATCCTCGCGGCCGACGAGGACCGCGAGGCATTGGAGCGCACCTCGACCAGCCTGCAGCGCCTGGGCCACCAGGTCACGGCCACGGCGATCGACCTCGCCGAGGTCACGGAGGCCGTGGCGCGCGAGGACCCCGAGCTCTCGGTCGTCGTGGTCCACGACGACGACGAGCACGCCCTTGACCTCATCGAGGAGATCGCGGCGTTCGCGGCCGGACCCGTCATCGCGCTCGTCGCCCATGACGAGGGCGGCGACTTCATCCCCCGCGCCGCCGACCGGGCATCTACGCCGCCGTGCGCGACGGCGACGAGCAGAGCCTGCAGGCGGCCATCGAGGTCGCCATGCGCCGCCACGCCGAGACCACGCGCCTGGAGGAGCAGGTCGGCCGCCTGGAGACCGCGATCGAGCGGCGGGCGACGATCGAGCGCGCCAAGGGCATCCTCATGGAGCGCCACGGGCTCTCGGACCGCACGGCCTTCGAGCGGCTGCGCACCCACGCGCGGTCGCGCAACCGCACGGTGATCGACGTCGCCTCCGCGGTGACCGAGGGTCATGGGCTGCTCGGCGACAGCGCTCGCGCGGGCGAATAGCCCGCGCCGCGGGAGGGGACCCTCCCAGGGCATGCTCGGAACGCTGCTCACCCTCGTCGCCGCCGCGGTGCTCGTCGCCGCGTGCGTCCTGGCGGGCCTGCCGTCGCTCGTCGCGGTGGTCGTGGCGATCCTCGTGCTCATCGGCGGCATCGGCGGGACCGGGCATGACCTGGGTCTCGGCGGCCGCCACCAGCACTGAGATGGCGTCGCCGGAGCCGAGCGCGACCTCGCTGACGGGCGCCGCGAAGCGGGCCTTCGCCGCGTTCCGCCACCACCAGATGACCGACGTGGCGGCCGCGCTGACCTACTACGCGATGATGTCGCTGTTCCCGGCGCTGGTGCTCGCGACGTCGCTGTTCTCGCTCGTGGGCGACCGCAGCACGGTCTCCAAGGCCGTCGACTACCTGGCGCGCCAAGGCGCCGACCGGCCGACGCAGCAGGCGGTGCAGGAGGTCATGAACAAGCTGGTCACGGCCTCGGGTGGCGCGGTGTCGATCGCCCTTGTGTTCTCCATCCTCTTCGCGCTCAACGGCGCGTCCGGCGCGTTCGGCGCCGCGGGCCGGGCGCTGAACCGCGTCGCCGGCGTCGAGGAGGACCGCGGCTTCGTGCGGCGCAAGGTCACCGACATGGGCATGACGCTGGTGATCGTCGTGCTCCTGCTGATCGTCGTGGCGGCGCTGTTCCTGGGCGGCCGGATCGCCGAGGACCTCCTGGGGACGATCGGGCTCGGCCGCAGCGCGGCCACCACGTGGTCCATCGTCCGCTGGCCCCTGGCGCTGTTCGTGATGCTCATCGCCTACGCGTTGATCTACGCGTTCGCCCCCGACCGCGAGCCGCGCACGCTTCGCTGGCTCACCCCGGGCGCGATGGCGGGCGTGCTCATCTGGATCGTCGCGTCGGTGGGCTTCGCGATCTACATCAAGAACTTCAGCTCCTACGGCGCCGCCTACGGGGCGGCGGGCACGGTCGTCGTGCTGCTGCTGTGGCTCTGGCTCTCGGGCTGCGCGCTGCTCTTCGGCGCCGAGCTCAACGCCGAGCTCGAGCGGGCCGGAGGTGGCCGGCCGCGGCGGGCCGCCGTTCCCGATGCCCCCGCCCGGTGCGCCTAGCCGGTCGGGGCCGACGGCCGGGGCGCGTCCCGGAGCGTGAGCTCCTCGGGGTGGTGGCAGAGCGCGCGCCGCCCTGGGCAGGTCAGGCACAGCGCGCGGTGCGGCTCGTCGGTGGGGACGAAGCGCCCGGCGGCGAGGTCGGCGATGCGGGCCTGGATGTCGGCGCGCAGGCGCGGGACGTCGGCGCGGTCGTAGACCGCGACCACCGGCGCGTGCGGGCGGGCCAGGTAGAGGTGGGCCACCTCGACGTCGGGTGCCCCGGCGCCGAGCGCGGCCAGGGCGTAGATGTGGCGCTGGATGCCGTAGTCGGCCTCGACGTGGGCCTCGAGGTCGGCGTCGCCGGCGACGACGTCGGTCTTGTAGTCGACGACGAGCGCGCCGCCCTGTGCCTCGAAGGCCAGGACGTCGATCACGCCGTGCAGCAGCGGCGCCGCATCGTCGCCCAACCCGACGACGAAGCCGTGCTCGCGGCGCACGTCGGGCGCGGCGGCAAGGCGCCCGGCCAGCGGGCCGTCCACGAACGCGGCCACCAGGGCCTGCAGGTCGGCCACGTCGGCGTCGGTGACCTCGGCCTCGTGCAGCTCGGCGAGCTCGCGGACCGCCTCGGCGCCGGGCGGTGCGGGCGCCGCAAGGTCCAGCCCCTCAAGCAGCAGGTGGGCCAGCGA from the Baekduia soli genome contains:
- a CDS encoding family 1 encapsulin nanocompartment shell protein, yielding MSHLLRGHAPITDEGWARIDEEARDRLTPGLAARRLVDFAGPLGWEHSATNLGRIEPLDVSPLGEVEGHRRRVLALVELRAPFTVGQEELRAGDRGAQDVDFDALDDAAQRMVVAENTAVFHGWPQAGIEGIIPASPHAAVPCGDDIDRYPGFVARAVETLLRDGVAGPYGLALGREEYTRVIETAELGGHLLLDHLREILGGPIVWAPGVQGGVVVSQRGGDFLFECGQDLAVGYAGHDAEAVSLYLEETFSFRVASPEAAVAIVR
- a CDS encoding HAD family hydrolase; translated protein: MSPSRRQPAAAILDIDGTLVDTNYHHAVAWFRAFRQHGHVVPLWRIHRHIGMGGDQMVGSLLSDEVERAEGDAIREAEKALYLVFIAEVEPLRGARALLEDLRDRGRKIVLASSAKAQEVDHYLDLLDARELATGWTTSADVQRTKPAPDLVLAAMELLDGAPAVMVGDSTWDCEAAKRAGLESIAVLTGGFSEGELRDAGASAVFGSIDELRLALDDTPFG
- a CDS encoding DUF6328 family protein, which encodes MEEHSKSQAREDEDEAERLDRELLELLNELRVVMPGVQLLFGFLLTVPFQQGFARIDGFQRIVYVVTLLLTTAAAAFLMGPSAFHRLTFRAGQKPYLVRLGTRQAIAGMALLALAMNGAVLLLMDIVFRTTTVVVVVAATAALFGWLWFGLAWRRLASGRTAW
- a CDS encoding SigB/SigF/SigG family RNA polymerase sigma factor, translating into MRTLLRRWQDHGDRVARDLLVDEMLPLARSLARRYANKGEPLDDLEQVACVGLIKAIDRFDLTRDVRFATYAVPTIAGELKRHFRDRGWMMRVPREVQELTGRISVVRERLIGDLSRSPTAAELARALDCDEDRVREALAAAAAYRMMSLDQPYADGTGPLESLGGDDDGFERAEARAMLADSLHELPPREREIVRLRFYEGLTQREIADRIGISQMHVSRLIRRTVQGLRDRIALPQAA
- a CDS encoding MerR family transcriptional regulator gives rise to the protein MDKAGQTISATRFAQLTGVSRERLRTWERRHGFPRPVRVAGGPRRYLVSDITRVVAVRRAAQDGAPLPAAIEHVGRVADGAGPPAEAFRATLELAPVAVALVSGPDPLRLEWANAALRALRGPAPPGAELAEEEARDLAEPLRLHFTGDVPAVEVVHRPWGACSAAVRPESPTRSMLYRLPVGPGQRPVVAIVGIETAAVRDARAALAAEQAELAELRRRTERHDRWLDALSALAVAFQREPGPAVIGSALDVLVRQTRAVDAGLASYLSGRLILHGSRRGALRACGLTVAGHPALGRALRDVEGQWLDPAAAATLGVPEGLHAAGLPIAVAGEVLGLLVMVFDEVEPHDADNRRLLQAVSAAVGFALLRDRLQREVRATVSADATSRPGRYAPRAAGAIRPDG
- a CDS encoding SigB/SigF/SigG family RNA polymerase sigma factor, translating into MQHDISRAQEERLLFTRLAATRDPALRDQLVERYLPLARQLARRYQRPDEPMDDLVQVAALGLVKAIDRFDATRAVAFSSYAVPTILGEIKRHFRDRTWSVRVPRDLQELALKVERTVGDMTRELHRSPSVTELSERVGANEEQVLEALEAAGAYHATSLETPRGSEAEPGETLADTIGGDEDGYDRAEARATIAQLMRAITPREREVLRLRFEEDLTQAEIGEIIGVSQMQVSRLIRQAVSRLRLAAHTDPDVTSRQR
- a CDS encoding ANTAR domain-containing response regulator, whose product is MRDGDEQSLQAAIEVAMRRHAETTRLEEQVGRLETAIERRATIERAKGILMERHGLSDRTAFERLRTHARSRNRTVIDVASAVTEGHGLLGDSARAGE
- a CDS encoding YihY/virulence factor BrkB family protein, whose product is MASPEPSATSLTGAAKRAFAAFRHHQMTDVAAALTYYAMMSLFPALVLATSLFSLVGDRSTVSKAVDYLARQGADRPTQQAVQEVMNKLVTASGGAVSIALVFSILFALNGASGAFGAAGRALNRVAGVEEDRGFVRRKVTDMGMTLVIVVLLLIVVAALFLGGRIAEDLLGTIGLGRSAATTWSIVRWPLALFVMLIAYALIYAFAPDREPRTLRWLTPGAMAGVLIWIVASVGFAIYIKNFSSYGAAYGAAGTVVVLLLWLWLSGCALLFGAELNAELERAGGGRPRRAAVPDAPARCA